The following proteins are encoded in a genomic region of Mahella australiensis 50-1 BON:
- a CDS encoding DUF1156 domain-containing protein, with protein MDYKRKLIEVSLPLEAINKESAREKSIRHGHPSTLHLWWSRKPLATARAVLFASLVDDPSEHPELFPTEEMQDKERQRLFDIIEKLVKWENAGNEALLVQARGEIEKYAVNELPPVLDPFCGGGSIPFEAQRLGLKAYAGDLNPVAVLITKAMIEIPARFSGMPPINPQARAKLGNDAKIKGASGLAEDVAYYGRWMRDEAYERIGKFYPEIDLPAEYGGGKASAIAWIWARTVKCPNPACGCEMPLTSEFWLSKKKGKEAWIEPVADRTAKTIVYKVHKGKGDVPDGTVDRRGARCAACGMPVGLDYVRAEAKAGRMGAQLMAVVAEGKNGRIYLPPEYGKQEAAYDAVPQWEPEGELFGKARVNVPLYGMTKYADLFTSRQLTALTTFCDLIAEARTKAAHDAEATGMDEASAKAYADAIGVYLAFAVDKLSDYCSSICTWVIDRDTIAHTFGRQAIPMVWDYAEANPFCRSTGNFLSCVEWCVRFLKNVVPGIEGRAVQNDAMKGMPFGKGFVISTDPPYYDNIGYSDLSDFFYIWLRRSLKDVYPELFSTVMVPKAQELVATPYHFEGDRDKARRFFEDGLIRVFKNIREAASDEYPVTIYYAFKQSEAEADGDGEHADILHASTGWETMLTGLISAGFAITGTWPMRTERKGRPVANGTNALASSIVLVCRKRPEDAPPASRRQFISALHRELSAALSDMQSGNIPPVDLAQAAIGPGMGVFSRYSAVLEADGTPMTVRSALQLINQELDAYMASQEGEMDAHSRFCTAWYEQFGMNEADYGQADVLSRAKNTSVDKLAALDVLASSKGKVRLLRRDELKPWDELHNDAKGMVWMCVQQMARALEKNGEDGAASIAARISAETAENARSLAYRLYMIADRKGWSAEAYAYNALVVSWPSIQSKAADKRKIEQISI; from the coding sequence TTGGATTATAAAAGAAAGCTCATAGAGGTGTCATTGCCGCTTGAGGCTATAAATAAAGAATCGGCGCGCGAGAAATCCATACGCCACGGCCACCCGTCCACACTCCATCTGTGGTGGTCCAGAAAGCCGTTGGCTACGGCGCGAGCAGTATTGTTCGCATCGCTGGTCGACGACCCTTCGGAGCATCCGGAGCTATTTCCGACTGAAGAGATGCAGGATAAAGAGCGGCAACGCCTTTTCGATATTATAGAGAAACTGGTTAAATGGGAGAACGCCGGCAACGAGGCTCTGTTAGTCCAAGCGCGCGGGGAAATAGAAAAATACGCGGTTAATGAATTGCCGCCCGTATTGGACCCTTTCTGCGGCGGCGGGTCGATACCATTCGAGGCCCAGAGATTAGGCCTTAAGGCATATGCGGGCGACTTGAACCCTGTGGCCGTGCTCATAACAAAGGCCATGATAGAGATACCAGCGCGATTCTCCGGCATGCCGCCCATAAACCCGCAAGCGAGGGCTAAGCTGGGCAATGATGCTAAAATCAAGGGCGCATCGGGTTTAGCCGAGGATGTGGCCTATTACGGACGCTGGATGCGCGACGAGGCGTACGAGCGCATAGGAAAATTCTATCCCGAGATAGACCTGCCTGCTGAATACGGCGGAGGAAAAGCATCGGCCATAGCCTGGATATGGGCGCGTACTGTCAAATGCCCAAATCCGGCCTGCGGCTGCGAGATGCCCTTGACCAGTGAATTCTGGTTGTCCAAGAAAAAAGGCAAAGAGGCATGGATAGAGCCTGTGGCGGACAGGACGGCCAAAACCATAGTATATAAAGTGCATAAAGGCAAGGGCGATGTGCCCGATGGCACTGTGGACAGGCGCGGCGCCAGGTGCGCCGCGTGCGGCATGCCCGTCGGTCTAGACTATGTGCGTGCCGAGGCCAAGGCCGGCCGCATGGGAGCGCAGCTTATGGCTGTGGTGGCCGAGGGCAAAAACGGAAGGATCTATCTGCCGCCCGAATACGGTAAGCAAGAGGCTGCCTATGATGCTGTGCCTCAGTGGGAACCTGAAGGCGAGTTATTTGGGAAGGCAAGGGTAAACGTACCACTTTATGGCATGACGAAATATGCAGACCTTTTCACCTCGCGTCAACTCACAGCGCTGACGACATTCTGCGATCTTATAGCCGAGGCCCGGACAAAGGCCGCGCATGATGCAGAGGCGACCGGCATGGACGAGGCTTCAGCCAAGGCGTATGCTGATGCTATAGGCGTTTATCTCGCCTTTGCGGTAGACAAGCTGTCCGATTATTGCTCAAGCATATGTACGTGGGTTATTGATAGGGATACTATAGCTCATACATTTGGGAGGCAGGCTATACCTATGGTTTGGGATTACGCTGAAGCCAACCCATTCTGCCGCTCTACAGGCAATTTCCTAAGCTGTGTAGAGTGGTGCGTCAGGTTTTTGAAAAATGTAGTACCGGGCATAGAAGGGCGCGCCGTGCAAAACGACGCCATGAAGGGCATGCCTTTCGGCAAAGGCTTTGTCATATCCACGGATCCTCCGTATTACGATAATATAGGCTACTCCGATCTTTCGGATTTTTTCTATATATGGCTCAGGCGTTCTCTTAAGGATGTTTATCCCGAGCTTTTCTCCACCGTCATGGTGCCCAAGGCCCAGGAGCTGGTGGCCACGCCCTATCATTTCGAAGGCGATAGGGACAAGGCGCGTCGCTTCTTTGAAGACGGATTGATAAGGGTGTTTAAGAATATAAGGGAGGCGGCGTCGGACGAGTATCCCGTCACCATATACTATGCCTTCAAGCAGAGCGAGGCTGAGGCTGACGGCGACGGTGAGCATGCCGATATACTGCACGCCTCTACAGGCTGGGAAACCATGCTGACCGGCCTTATAAGCGCGGGCTTTGCTATAACCGGCACATGGCCCATGAGAACAGAAAGAAAGGGAAGGCCAGTAGCCAATGGGACGAACGCCTTAGCATCGTCTATAGTGCTTGTGTGCCGCAAGCGCCCGGAGGATGCTCCGCCCGCATCGCGCCGCCAATTTATATCAGCGTTGCACAGGGAGCTGAGCGCTGCCCTGTCGGATATGCAGAGCGGCAATATACCGCCGGTGGATCTGGCCCAGGCCGCCATAGGGCCGGGCATGGGCGTGTTCTCGCGCTACAGCGCTGTATTGGAGGCCGACGGTACGCCTATGACGGTGCGTTCTGCACTCCAGCTCATAAATCAGGAGCTGGATGCATATATGGCTTCTCAGGAGGGCGAAATGGACGCGCACAGCCGCTTTTGCACCGCCTGGTATGAGCAGTTCGGCATGAACGAGGCCGATTACGGTCAGGCCGATGTGCTGTCGCGCGCCAAGAACACATCGGTGGATAAGCTGGCAGCGCTCGACGTGTTGGCTTCTTCGAAGGGCAAGGTGAGATTGCTCAGGCGCGACGAATTGAAACCATGGGATGAACTGCACAACGATGCCAAGGGCATGGTGTGGATGTGCGTTCAGCAGATGGCGCGCGCCTTGGAGAAAAACGGTGAGGATGGCGCCGCTTCGATAGCGGCGAGGATATCTGCCGAGACGGCTGAGAATGCCAGGTCGCTGGCATACAGGCTTTACATGATAGCTGATCGCAAAGGATGGAGTGCCGAAGCGTATGCGTATAACGCGCTGGTAGTAAGCTGGCCGTCCATACAATCCAAGGCCGCTGACAAACGTAAGATAGAGCAGATATCCATATAG
- a CDS encoding potassium channel family protein — MYIIIAGCGKIGSNLALSLSQENHDVVVIDNDPKKFEQLGSGFNGVVIAGIPIDEDVLRGAGIEQADAVAAVTNDDNMNFMISQIADELFGVPTVITRLYDPERDRVFDKMGLTTICPTMLAVDKLKDMLIPQNEHATVNLGGVNISFRLVKPPRQFIGRSTATLSSRNIFGVIRNGSFLFANADPIIQPGDMLIISEYIGWDGDAECI, encoded by the coding sequence ATGTATATTATAATCGCAGGCTGCGGGAAGATCGGTTCCAATTTGGCGCTTTCGTTATCTCAGGAGAACCACGATGTGGTCGTAATAGATAACGATCCCAAGAAATTCGAGCAATTGGGATCCGGATTTAACGGCGTGGTAATTGCCGGCATACCGATCGATGAGGACGTGCTGCGCGGCGCCGGAATAGAACAGGCAGATGCGGTAGCGGCTGTGACGAACGACGATAATATGAATTTTATGATTTCGCAAATTGCGGATGAGTTATTCGGCGTGCCTACTGTAATCACGCGTTTGTATGATCCCGAAAGGGACAGGGTATTCGATAAAATGGGCTTGACGACCATCTGTCCGACAATGTTGGCGGTAGATAAGCTTAAAGATATGTTGATCCCGCAAAATGAACACGCAACCGTCAATCTAGGCGGCGTCAATATCTCGTTTCGATTGGTTAAACCGCCCAGGCAATTTATAGGTAGAAGCACTGCAACTTTGAGCAGCAGAAATATCTTCGGTGTTATAAGGAACGGAAGTTTCCTTTTTGCCAATGCCGACCCTATTATCCAGCCTGGCGACATGCTGATTATATCAGAATACATCGGTTGGGACGGTGACGCGGAATGTATATAA
- a CDS encoding potassium channel family protein, producing MYIIIIGGGKVGYYLAKTLAPEHHKLVLVDEDYDLCKKLASELSGSGIDLLYGDGTNTYLMKDAGIEKADMLIAVTGYDQNNLVACQLAKKYFAVPHTIARVNNPKNINVFKRLGVDSVVSSTARIAEIIGKEVDWTDINRVLMEKVGDVRIREVSVAEGSLAEGKNIAEIGLPKGTIIASVIRKNKIIVPNGQTQLLAGDDIIVVANEDGIEHIYDYFSKR from the coding sequence ATGTATATAATCATCATTGGCGGCGGTAAGGTCGGATATTATCTTGCCAAAACTTTGGCGCCCGAGCACCACAAGCTGGTATTGGTGGATGAAGATTATGACCTTTGCAAAAAGCTCGCGAGCGAGCTGAGCGGTTCGGGTATCGACTTGTTATATGGAGACGGTACAAACACCTATCTTATGAAGGACGCGGGGATTGAAAAAGCCGATATGCTGATCGCGGTAACCGGGTACGACCAAAATAATCTCGTCGCTTGCCAACTTGCAAAAAAGTATTTTGCCGTGCCGCATACCATCGCGCGCGTGAACAATCCTAAAAACATAAATGTGTTTAAACGCTTGGGCGTCGATTCTGTGGTCAGCAGTACGGCACGTATCGCGGAGATCATCGGGAAAGAAGTGGACTGGACGGATATCAACCGCGTGCTTATGGAAAAGGTAGGCGATGTCCGCATTCGGGAAGTCTCCGTAGCCGAAGGCTCTTTAGCGGAGGGAAAAAACATTGCGGAGATAGGCCTGCCTAAAGGAACGATAATCGCTTCCGTCATCCGAAAAAATAAAATCATCGTTCCCAACGGGCAGACTCAATTACTTGCAGGCGATGATATCATCGTGGTGGCTAACGAAGACGGTATAGAACATATTTACGATTATTTTTCCAAACGATGA
- a CDS encoding TrkH family potassium uptake protein, which translates to MIEKHVSWWLPICYYIGIIIIGLGLIQYIPAVTSVIYAEWDIFFDFLISSSITLLVGGSMVLLGRRYHEQRMNWGDGMVVTAGSWFLGMLISALPYYLSGNYNSYLDCTFDVMSGLTTTGLTLIRDLDHVSNGINMWRHLLTFVGGQGMVVLALTFLVKGTSGAYKMYVGEGKDEHLMPNAISTARYIWLISLIYLCLGTVTLWIAGIIAGLSVDRAFLHGLWIFMSAWSTGGFAPMSQSILYYHSSIYEIATMIFLTIGSFNFALHYAVLTGKREELRRDIEIISFTVTLTTLTIITTLGLKQSGSYADAMSLFRKGFYQLISAHTTTGFMTIYAKQFYCEWGDIALFAITVAMLFGGNACSTAGGFKGLRIGIIFNAFKNDIKQMVLPESTVSVQKIHHIKDVILEDKMVRSAFLIVTAYIATFAFGTLIGMLSGYPFGMAAFESASATGNVGLSIGLTSASMPAVLKVTYIIILWVGRLEFMSVLALGLYVARRVKKDV; encoded by the coding sequence ATGATAGAGAAACATGTTAGTTGGTGGTTGCCGATTTGCTATTATATCGGTATTATTATCATCGGCCTTGGGCTGATACAATATATACCGGCTGTTACGTCGGTGATCTACGCTGAATGGGATATATTTTTCGACTTTTTAATAAGCAGTTCGATCACGCTGCTTGTAGGCGGGAGTATGGTGCTGCTTGGAAGGCGATATCATGAGCAGCGCATGAACTGGGGCGATGGTATGGTTGTTACTGCCGGATCATGGTTTTTGGGAATGCTGATTTCCGCGCTTCCATACTATTTAAGCGGCAATTACAATTCTTATCTTGATTGCACCTTTGACGTGATGAGCGGGCTGACGACTACCGGTCTGACGCTTATACGGGATTTGGATCACGTTTCGAACGGTATCAATATGTGGAGACATTTGCTGACCTTTGTGGGCGGACAGGGTATGGTGGTTTTGGCGCTTACCTTTCTTGTCAAAGGAACGAGCGGCGCATATAAGATGTACGTCGGAGAAGGCAAGGACGAACATCTTATGCCCAACGCCATCAGCACGGCGAGGTATATCTGGCTGATCAGCCTCATCTATCTTTGCTTGGGTACGGTAACGTTGTGGATAGCCGGAATCATTGCGGGCCTTTCGGTGGATCGCGCATTTTTGCACGGATTATGGATATTCATGTCTGCGTGGAGCACGGGCGGTTTTGCGCCGATGTCACAAAGCATATTGTATTATCATAGCTCTATTTATGAAATCGCGACGATGATTTTCTTAACCATCGGATCATTTAACTTCGCATTGCATTACGCCGTACTGACAGGTAAAAGAGAGGAATTGAGGCGCGATATCGAGATCATCTCATTTACGGTGACACTGACCACGCTTACCATCATTACGACGCTTGGCCTGAAACAAAGCGGCTCATATGCAGATGCCATGTCCTTATTCCGCAAGGGCTTCTATCAGCTTATCTCCGCTCATACGACGACAGGCTTTATGACGATTTATGCCAAGCAGTTTTATTGTGAATGGGGGGATATCGCGCTGTTCGCGATTACCGTCGCCATGTTGTTCGGCGGCAACGCCTGTTCCACTGCCGGCGGATTCAAAGGCCTGCGCATCGGCATCATTTTTAATGCCTTTAAAAACGATATAAAGCAAATGGTATTGCCGGAATCCACGGTATCCGTCCAGAAAATACATCATATAAAGGACGTTATTTTAGAGGATAAAATGGTGCGCAGCGCCTTTCTGATCGTGACCGCGTATATTGCAACGTTTGCCTTTGGAACGCTGATCGGCATGTTGAGCGGGTATCCGTTCGGTATGGCCGCATTTGAATCGGCGAGCGCCACGGGAAACGTGGGCCTGAGCATCGGCCTGACTTCGGCATCTATGCCGGCCGTATTAAAGGTGACGTATATAATCATTTTGTGGGTAGGGCGGCTTGAATTCATGTCGGTACTCGCTTTAGGATTATACGTTGCTAGGAGGGTGAAAAAGGATGTATAA
- a CDS encoding helicase-related protein — protein sequence MAKLEELRAGTVLKGILADSNVTVIDAKWVGNVAVELTYKDNAGNVGNELLFRDKEPTIEVVQKGLPWSFTADGEMLRLTSEAYRIRLAYLFDPYLAVHTSMIEPLPHQITAVYDEMLKRQPLRFLLADDPGSGKTIMAGLLIKELLVRGDLARCLIVVPGNLAEQWQDEMSSKFNLPFEIITNDRIEAARSGNIFLEVPLCIARLDKLARDEDIQNRLAVTDWDLIICDEAHKMSATFFGGERKYTKRYKLGQLLSKITRNFLLLTATPHNGKEEDFQLFMALLDGDRFEGKFRDGYHNVDVSDMMRRLVKEDLLKFDGTPLFPERIAYTVNYKLSDQEAALYKEVTDYVREEFNRADALNNEGRKGTVGFALTALQRRLASSPEAIYQSLRRRRERLEKRLREERIMKRGADAVESDSILLTQDEIEDMEDAPDAEVQAVEEAVVDQATAARTIAELEAEIDRLKTLEAMAYDVKRSGHDRKWDELSALLQQDAHMFDAENRREKLIIFTEHRDTLNYLTEKIRTLLGNADAVVNIHGGMLREERRKAQERFTQDKDVRILVATDAAGEGINLQRAHLMINYDLPWNPNRLEQRFGRIHRIGQTEVCHCWNLVADETREGDVFRCLLNKLEEERKAPGGRVFDILGKITFDDKPLKDLLIEAIRYGDRPDVRERLTRVVENALDTQYLRKLFEEQALVRDVMDVSKVMEVKEEMERADARRLQPHFIESFFLEAFTYLGGRIRQKERGRYEITFVPAEIRNRDRAIGTRQPVLSKYERVCFEKTLINVQGKSVAELICPGHPLLDAVISLIMERNADILKRGAILVDETGVAEPRLLFYIEHAIQDGRTDANGKRRLVSKRVHFVEMDSSGGCRNAGYAPYLDYRALKDSEMPEAQRILDNMGWLKGDIEDIAVQYAVSRLVPEHFEEVRNRKVELVDKTMAAVRDRLTKEITYWDRRAQEFKEQEQAGKPNAGLNYEKAAQRADELAGRLQKRMQELEQEKRLSPLPPVIIGGALIIPAAMLKGEEPATFARDTDDIERAAMQAVMAVERRNGFEPRDVSADKCGYDIESRAKGGGLRFIEVKGRTAGSDTVTVTKNEILTALNKPDDYILALVEVDGQKAAVRYIKVPFKYEPDFAATSVNYDIKQLMAAGESVYFEEVHLFGL from the coding sequence ATGGCTAAATTAGAAGAACTAAGAGCGGGAACGGTGCTCAAAGGTATACTGGCTGATTCGAATGTCACGGTTATAGACGCTAAATGGGTAGGCAATGTTGCTGTAGAGCTTACCTATAAAGATAACGCCGGCAATGTGGGCAATGAGTTGCTTTTCAGAGATAAGGAGCCGACTATAGAGGTGGTACAAAAGGGCTTGCCATGGAGCTTTACGGCTGATGGAGAGATGCTGAGGCTAACATCGGAGGCCTATAGAATAAGATTGGCTTATCTGTTTGACCCATATCTTGCAGTGCATACCTCTATGATAGAGCCATTGCCGCATCAGATAACGGCAGTATATGACGAGATGCTCAAGCGTCAGCCTCTGCGCTTTTTGTTGGCCGACGACCCGGGTTCTGGCAAAACCATAATGGCCGGCCTGCTCATCAAGGAATTGTTAGTAAGGGGAGATCTGGCACGCTGCCTTATAGTGGTGCCTGGCAACCTGGCCGAGCAGTGGCAGGATGAAATGAGCAGCAAATTCAATCTACCTTTTGAGATAATAACCAATGACCGGATAGAAGCAGCGCGGAGCGGAAATATTTTTCTGGAGGTGCCGCTTTGTATAGCCAGGTTGGATAAACTGGCAAGAGATGAGGATATACAAAACAGGCTGGCCGTAACCGACTGGGATCTCATAATATGCGACGAGGCCCATAAGATGTCGGCTACATTTTTCGGAGGCGAGAGGAAGTACACAAAAAGGTATAAATTAGGCCAGCTTTTATCAAAAATAACCAGGAATTTTTTGCTTTTGACGGCCACGCCGCATAACGGCAAAGAAGAGGATTTCCAGCTATTTATGGCTCTGCTGGATGGCGACAGGTTTGAAGGCAAATTTCGCGATGGCTATCATAATGTCGACGTGTCTGATATGATGCGCCGTTTGGTGAAAGAGGATTTGCTCAAATTCGACGGCACACCGCTTTTCCCCGAGCGCATAGCTTATACCGTAAATTATAAGCTGTCGGATCAAGAGGCTGCGCTGTATAAAGAAGTGACCGATTATGTACGCGAGGAATTCAATAGGGCCGATGCCTTGAACAATGAAGGGCGCAAGGGTACGGTGGGCTTCGCGCTTACCGCGCTGCAGCGCAGGCTGGCGTCGTCGCCCGAAGCCATATATCAGTCGCTCAGAAGAAGGCGCGAACGACTGGAGAAACGCCTGAGAGAAGAACGCATAATGAAGCGCGGCGCCGATGCTGTGGAGTCGGACTCTATTTTATTGACGCAGGATGAGATCGAGGATATGGAAGACGCGCCTGATGCCGAGGTACAGGCTGTCGAAGAAGCAGTGGTAGACCAGGCTACCGCCGCTCGTACCATAGCCGAGCTGGAGGCCGAAATAGATAGGCTTAAAACACTTGAGGCCATGGCGTACGATGTAAAACGCAGCGGGCACGACAGGAAATGGGATGAGCTGTCCGCGTTGCTTCAGCAGGACGCCCATATGTTCGATGCTGAAAATAGGCGCGAAAAGCTCATAATATTTACCGAACACAGGGACACGCTCAATTATCTGACCGAAAAAATACGTACACTTCTCGGCAATGCCGATGCTGTGGTAAACATACACGGCGGCATGCTGCGGGAAGAACGCCGAAAAGCGCAGGAACGCTTTACGCAGGATAAAGATGTGCGCATATTGGTGGCCACCGATGCTGCGGGCGAGGGTATAAACCTGCAACGCGCTCACCTCATGATAAATTATGACCTGCCATGGAATCCGAACAGATTGGAGCAGCGCTTTGGCCGCATACACAGGATAGGCCAGACCGAGGTATGCCACTGCTGGAACCTCGTAGCCGATGAGACGCGCGAAGGCGATGTATTCCGCTGTCTTCTCAATAAGCTGGAGGAGGAGCGCAAGGCACCGGGAGGCAGGGTTTTCGATATACTTGGTAAGATAACCTTCGATGATAAACCGCTTAAAGATCTGCTAATAGAGGCTATACGCTATGGCGACAGACCGGATGTGAGAGAGCGGCTCACCAGGGTAGTGGAAAACGCCTTGGATACACAATATCTGAGAAAGCTTTTTGAAGAGCAGGCGCTGGTCAGGGATGTAATGGATGTTTCCAAGGTGATGGAGGTTAAGGAGGAAATGGAGCGCGCCGATGCGCGCCGCCTTCAGCCCCATTTCATAGAATCATTTTTTTTGGAGGCTTTTACCTATCTTGGCGGAAGGATAAGGCAGAAGGAAAGAGGGCGCTACGAAATAACATTCGTGCCGGCTGAAATACGCAATCGCGATAGGGCTATAGGCACAAGGCAACCGGTGCTCAGCAAATACGAGCGGGTATGCTTCGAGAAAACCCTTATAAACGTGCAGGGCAAATCTGTCGCGGAGCTTATATGCCCTGGTCACCCGCTGCTCGATGCCGTCATAAGCCTTATCATGGAGCGCAATGCCGATATATTAAAGCGCGGCGCAATACTAGTCGATGAAACGGGCGTGGCCGAGCCGAGGCTGCTGTTTTATATAGAGCATGCCATACAAGACGGGCGCACCGATGCCAATGGCAAGAGAAGGCTGGTATCAAAACGCGTTCACTTCGTGGAAATGGATAGCAGCGGTGGATGCCGCAATGCCGGTTATGCACCTTATCTCGATTACCGGGCATTAAAGGATAGCGAGATGCCTGAAGCACAGCGGATATTGGATAATATGGGCTGGCTTAAAGGCGATATAGAGGATATAGCTGTGCAGTACGCCGTGAGCCGGCTTGTACCTGAGCATTTTGAAGAGGTTAGAAATAGAAAGGTCGAACTGGTAGATAAGACTATGGCCGCTGTAAGAGATCGGCTGACCAAAGAGATAACCTATTGGGACAGGCGGGCGCAGGAGTTCAAAGAGCAAGAGCAGGCCGGCAAGCCAAACGCCGGGCTTAATTACGAGAAGGCAGCGCAGCGCGCCGACGAGCTGGCAGGGCGCCTGCAAAAGCGTATGCAGGAGCTGGAGCAGGAGAAGCGGCTTTCACCGCTGCCGCCGGTTATAATAGGAGGTGCGTTGATCATACCGGCCGCCATGCTGAAAGGAGAAGAACCCGCTACATTTGCGCGCGATACCGATGATATAGAGAGGGCTGCTATGCAAGCCGTCATGGCGGTGGAACGCCGAAATGGTTTCGAGCCGCGGGATGTAAGCGCCGATAAATGCGGCTATGATATAGAATCGAGGGCAAAAGGCGGCGGCTTGCGCTTTATAGAGGTAAAAGGCCGGACGGCCGGTTCCGATACTGTAACCGTGACAAAAAATGAGATATTAACGGCGCTCAATAAGCCGGACGATTATATACTGGCACTTGTGGAGGTTGATGGCCAAAAGGCCGCTGTGCGTTATATAAAGGTGCCGTTTAAGTATGAACCGGACTTTGCGGCTACCAGCGTCAATTATGATATAAAGCAGCTCATGGCTGCAGGCGAAAGCGTATATTTCGAGGAGGTACATTTATTTGGATTATAA